The Microcystis aeruginosa NIES-843 sequence AATAAACTAGCTTGGACGAGGGTTTTTTCCCAAGTAATTAAGTCCACATAACCCTTATGAATGCGATAGATAACGTAGGTAAATTCTCTCTCTAAACGCTGTTTCTGACGATATAATTCCTGTCCTTCTGTGGCAAAAGCTTTGACAGTTTTGATATTAGTAATAATCTCAGAATTGCGACTTTGGGTATTTTCGATGTGCTGATCCAGAATTCTTTCTTTTTGCATTAAATCTTTTAAATCTCTCAAAATAAAAGCTACAATTAATACAAAAGAAACAACAAAAGCGAGGGCGATCTGCCATTGAATTACCCAAATAACAAGAAAAATACCGAAAACTCTAAACAATTTTGGGATCATCATTCCCGCCACTTCGGGATAAGTCCAAGTATGATTTTCTATCCCTTTGGCGATCCGGTTAGCGATGCGTCCTGGATTATTTTCATCGTAAAAAGATAGGGGTAAGGTGAGAATTTTGGCAATAATTTTGTTGAGATGATCTCGTCGCGCTCTTAAGGATATTTCCCAGTGAAACCATACACCCAGCCAAGGCTGAATTGGTGCTTTAATTACCGTGGTTAGGAAAATTAAGCCTAATAATACTGCCAAACTAACCCACTTTTCTGAGGCAAAGGGAGTTAAAACCATGGTGCGATCGACCAAAGATTGCACGAATCCATCTAAAGGTTGATCGGAAAGAACATTAAGAATCTGTCCGACAGCGTAGGGAACCATCAGATCGATAATTTCAAAGACGCTGGATGCAGCAATGCTCAAAAAGGCGGCTTTTTGATAATTGCGATAGTAACTGAGAATATCGCGTAAGGAAGCCATAACATCAAGTAAATTGCCAATTTTTAACTTCTATCTGGTAACTGCTAACTGAAGAGACTAAAGGCACTTTTGGGATTGTTTTTCTGGAGTTACCATTATACTACAATACTACAAAAATCTGCCGACCTAGAAATTTATAGGACAAAAGCCTTGTCATAGTCTTGTATTCTCAATCAGCTATTAGTCAGGAGACGATGCCAGATCAGCTTATATTTCATCCTTGGCAGAAGCACCACAGATCAATTTATCGGAAATTTTGGCGAATATTATCACAAAAATTAATAAATTTCTGAAAGGTTTTTAAGTGTTCGGTTTTATCGATACGCTGTATTATAAAGCTTTTTTTCGGTACTTCTTCCTTCAACTAAAAAATAAATATTCATCGATTAACTAATTCCTTGGGGAAATTCTTCTAAGACATTGATAAGATCAATAAAGGCTTTTTGTCGAGTTTTAGAAATATGAAAATCAGCTGCATTGTGTACCTGAATTACTCCTCCTTTACGAGTGACTATTTTCCAATAGGCAGGACTGATATTATTAATTATATAGGGATGATGACTGGTAATAATAAACTGTAAATCTCGATAATTAACTAATAAATCTTCTGTTAAAGTGTCCAAACAGTTAACCCCCAAACTATTTTCAAATTCATCGATTAATATAACGCTCCCATCAGGAGATAATTCGATCGTTGCTAAGAACATCAGGCTTTTTATCATTCCAGAGGAGATATTTGGTTCTACAATCCAGACATGAGAGTTTTTTTCTTTTATTTGTACGCGAGGTGGCTCTTCAAGTAAAACAATTCTATTTGATGAAACAATCAGATCACCTAGTTTCAATGGTTCTAAAAATTCTATTTTTAAATCTTCAACTTGAGGAAAAATATCTAAAAACTTTCTCTTTATTATCTCGAACGTATCGGGATATTTTTGATATGTGATCAGTAGTTTGTCAGAAATAGGAAGTTGACTCGATTGTAATTCAGAGAGAGAGTTATATTTGGCATATTCGTCGTTTTCCAAGATTTTATCAACTGCTGAATATGAGATATTAAACTCAAGTGGATTGAAAATCATTTTGTTAAATTCCTGTCGAACAGGGAAAACATCTTCTTCTTGATTGAAAAGCTCTATACAGCTTAAATAAGATGGTAGTTTTGGTGTCTTTGAATGTTTAAACTCAATTACCTCTTGATTTCTTGCGATCAAAACCTCTTGATCTTTTAAAAGAGTTTCACTAATTATACTAACCCTATTTTCGCCGTCATTACCATTGACTTCATCTTCTTCAATCTTGATGAGAGAACGAGCTTTTCTAACCTCAAATTCACCCAACCAATGATAACGAACATGATCATT is a genomic window containing:
- a CDS encoding AAA family ATPase, which encodes MKLLRLSYQDLSSGLSIDSCKFFPDLNLLVGISGAGKTSILKAISNLKRIANGESINGVKWDVELLTNDHVRYHWLGEFEVRKARSLIKIEEDEVNGNDGENRVSIISETLLKDQEVLIARNQEVIEFKHSKTPKLPSYLSCIELFNQEEDVFPVRQEFNKMIFNPLEFNISYSAVDKILENDEYAKYNSLSELQSSQLPISDKLLITYQKYPDTFEIIKRKFLDIFPQVEDLKIEFLEPLKLGDLIVSSNRIVLLEEPPRVQIKEKNSHVWIVEPNISSGMIKSLMFLATIELSPDGSVILIDEFENSLGVNCLDTLTEDLLVNYRDLQFIITSHHPYIINNISPAYWKIVTRKGGVIQVHNAADFHISKTRQKAFIDLINVLEEFPQGIS